The region AGGATCGGAGATCGCCTCCTTGCCTTCCAGCTCGTTGATGGTGCAGCCTTCCTGATCGAGCCAGAAGGGCGTTTCCAGGCGCCAGATCTCCTGGGCATCGTCACCGGCCAGCTCGCAGTCGAGTTCGTTGACCATTTCCATGACACTGACGGTTTTTCTGACCTGGCGCTGGCTGGCCGGAATGTATTCGATCCCTTCTTCCCAGTTCAGCTCCTCGAATTCCCAGACGAAACGGTTGTCGTCACGATAGGGAATGCGGATCTGCTCCAGAATACGCAGGCTGGGAACGTCCTTGCGTTCGGCAAAGAGATTGAACAGCTCGAGACCGATGTGCCAGGAGAAGCTGTTGTTGTCCTTGTTCTCTTCGATATTGGTATGGAATTTCTCCGCCAGGGCATTGAGTGCTTCGTCGTCGGATTTGACGGCGGGGTCCAGCAGCATGTGGGCAAAGCGTTCCAGCACCGGCACGGTCGGGTGTTCGGCCCGGCCCTCGTACTCGATCGACATCAGCGCCTCCCACAGATTTCTGAGACCGGGGAAAGCCTGCATGGCGTGATATTCGACCCGCGCATCCTCGACCAGACCGATGAAAAACATCTGCGCCGGGCTCAGCCCTTCGGCGGAAATGCGCGAGCTGGTGTAGCAGACATGCGCCGCCAGGTGCGCGGCGATGGCGCGGTACAGTTCCAGGCCGCTGATCTCGCCGATGGGATCGACCGCGTCGGGCAGGTGCAGCACATGATGATCGATATAGGGCTTGAAGCCTTCGTGATCGGCGGCCGCCGGGCGCACGAAGAAGTCGCGGCCCCACAGGGCGCGCAGATAGAAGTTCAGCTTGCGCTGGGTATCCACGAACAGCGTGCCGCGGCGTTCCTTCTGCAGCATGGCCAGACTGTCCTGGGTGTCCAGGTTGAAGTAGTTGACCAGGTTGTTGAGATCCTTGCGATAGGCCTCGGCACCGTACAGGGCCCAGCGCTTGAGACCGGAGAGGGTCAGTTTGCTCAGCAGCTCATCGATATGTTGCAGCATCGGACGCAGGCCGCGTGAAGCCTTGGCGGACAACTGATGCAGCAGCCCCAGATAGCCGCGCAGCAGTTCCGGATCGCCCAGGCGCCGTGCGGCGGTGGGCAGGCTGGAGAACATCAGCGAGATCACCTCGCCCGAGGTCATCGAAGAGAGCTTCATGGCGGCGGCGACGATTTCCGGAATCACATCCTCGCCGCACTCCTTGACCACCAGGGGCATCTCTTGCAGATAGGATATGACCACATCCTTGCCCCGGCCCAGGTTGCACAGGCCCTTGGCACCTTCCAGGTAATCGCGCAAACCGGCCGGCGACATGACACGGGACGCTTCGTGAAACGTGCTTTCAAACGTGTCCCGCACTTCCGGCGCGGCTTCCTGCAAATATTCTTTATATTCGTCAAGATTGATAGACATGGGACTCACCCCTCTTTCGGTTCAGGATGAAGAGAGGAAACCGGCCCGGCTTCGGGCACAGTTTCACACTCCTTGAAAATGCGTTTGTCACAACGGGTACAGGTTGACTTGTTCAGGTTGTCAAAAATGTGTCGAATGGCGTCCTGCTTGGAGGCAAAGAAATGATCTTCACCAATGGCTTCTATAAAGTGTCCCTTGCGCAGAAATCGGCAGACCCGGCTTTTGTTATCCGTAAAGTACAATCCGCCGCCACGTTGTTTGAGGCGCTGTGCCTCCTGCACCAGCATCTCGGCGCCGGCCATGTCGATAAAGTTGATGCCGGTGGAGATAATCAGAATATGATTAATTCCTTCCTCATCCGAGATATGGTTCAGCAGGCGCTGGATGTTGGTCAGCGAGCCGAAGTAGATCGACATGTCGATACGGATGATCTTCAGTTGCGGGCACTGGGCCAGCGGCTTTTTCTCGACATTGGTCAGACTGTGTTTGG is a window of Thiohalophilus sp. DNA encoding:
- a CDS encoding nitric oxide reductase activation protein NorD, whose protein sequence is MSINLDEYKEYLQEAAPEVRDTFESTFHEASRVMSPAGLRDYLEGAKGLCNLGRGKDVVISYLQEMPLVVKECGEDVIPEIVAAAMKLSSMTSGEVISLMFSSLPTAARRLGDPELLRGYLGLLHQLSAKASRGLRPMLQHIDELLSKLTLSGLKRWALYGAEAYRKDLNNLVNYFNLDTQDSLAMLQKERRGTLFVDTQRKLNFYLRALWGRDFFVRPAAADHEGFKPYIDHHVLHLPDAVDPIGEISGLELYRAIAAHLAAHVCYTSSRISAEGLSPAQMFFIGLVEDARVEYHAMQAFPGLRNLWEALMSIEYEGRAEHPTVPVLERFAHMLLDPAVKSDDEALNALAEKFHTNIEENKDNNSFSWHIGLELFNLFAERKDVPSLRILEQIRIPYRDDNRFVWEFEELNWEEGIEYIPASQRQVRKTVSVMEMVNELDCELAGDDAQEIWRLETPFWLDQEGCTINELEGKEAISDPFHYQEWDYQVQLNRPDWVTLYEHRPKKGDPEEIEDILLEYKPIAFRIKQIIDMLQPEGVQRMRNMEDGDEIDINAAIDAMIAIRMGEQPNPRITMRNVIQTRDLAVAVLLDLSESTNETVEGSDKTVLQLTKEACALVATAINGIGDPFAIHGFASDGRHDVQYMRFKDFNQHFNDEVKSRLAGMQGGLSTRMGAAMRHAGQHLLRQQQHKKLLLLVTDGEPADIDERDPQHLRHDTKKAVEELYTRGVITYCLTLDPDADNYVKRIFGANNYTIVDHVDRLPEKLPMLFASLTK